The DNA region GCCGTGAGTATATTTCCCTTTGTTTTTATGTTTCTCGGATGCGATTTCTACTACGATACTACAGATATCAGATTGTGTgtgatataaaaaatgtatgctTCTTTTCAGGGATAGTGCATAGTTGGGTGGTATGATGTGAACTGCGTTAGAAACGTGAAAACtgtatataaaatcattatttaagttaaataaaaagtagCAGCCAACAGATCGGGAAAGGAGAACAGAAATTTAAATGACTTGATTGAGttcaattttttgtttattcaagAGATCAACGTATAACTCGTATTTTTGATAACAATGGATTCAGGTTTAAGATTGGAATACAACGTACCGTAAAATGTACCATTCTCGCTTCTGATTACTAAATAATCAACGACTTATCAGTAGTCTGACTTCTATTTGTATGAGTTTTGAAATACTATTTAAAATACAAGATATTTGTAGTAAGTCCTTTAGCATGATATTCACTTATTATATAGCTGTACCCCGTTCCAAGTTTAGCTTCGTTTCGCGCGTATATTCCCCATAGAACCTCTCTAATTTCTGATTGAATTTAGCATTGCGTTCGTTGATGTAATCGATATCAGCGTCGTCATTGTGCATTCTTCTTCTACtatatctctctctcttcgcGATCCTGAAAACAAAGATAGGAGGATAACGATACATCGAcgatgtaataaatattaggCTGCTAAATACTAACTGTTTCTCCAAGTCTTCCACCATTTTGTCAACAGCTTCTTTCTTATCTTCATGAAGACCGTGTAATATAGTGTTTCTATCTCCGTAGAAGGCCGGCCCTAATTTTTCTTTAGTCTCGTCGTACGAATCCATGTTTGGTTTGATATTTTTCACCAGCCTGTTGTATTGCCGAATAGCTGCTTGTTCGTAGTCCGAGAAACCTGGATCTggattctttctattttttttctttcttgctATACGTTCCGCTTCTGTCGCATCAATGTGAAGTAATTTCGTTCTCTCGTAGTCTTCTCCCTATAAAATGcatcatacatacatatgtttgATCGACACATCCTATAACGTGCACCGTGTAAATTGTCTTTATTTTTGTAGGTTACCTTTTCTTGAGCTGCTTTTCTCGCAGCTTCATCTTGAACGATCCATTCTGCTTGCCTTTTACGCGATTCCCAGTTCGAAGGAAGCTTACTCCTTTTATCTTCCTCTATAACTTCTTTGTGATTTTGCTGTCTGGCCTCGTTCTACGAAATCAACATTCTGTAAGAAACGGCTACGTTCGAAAACAAGGAAGAGATAAATTCAAATTACAGGTTAAACTGGAATTACTCTGTTCTTTCACTGACCCTTTTCACGTGCAGTTCCCGCAAGCGTTTCATTCTCTCGGCGTGTTTCTCCGCCAATGATTTCTCATTGTTCGCATTCTCGTTATCCATCCTGAGCTCGAGTCAACTCCGATAATTCCCGACAAGTAATTCTGTGTCACTCGCGCTCGTCGAAAGGTTAGAAAGATATATAGAACGCAGTTTGATTGTGCGACATTACCGACACGTAGGTCGCGCCCCGTGTGATACGCGTATACCGGAAGCTCCGACAGATGTCAGTAAGCcacgattcgtcgacgaaaaaGGCGAACTCCGTTTGCCCGACTTCTGTGGGTGGTGGATCGATTGAAATTGATCTGCTCTGtggagcgagcggagagagcaaTAAACGGATCCTGTCGTTCAATCCTAAGAGCGCGGTGATACCGTGGTGACAGGCGTCGAGGGAGAAGTCAGGTGATTTTTCGTCCGCCGGTAGAAGGTTTTGAGAGGCGGTACCGGTCGATCACAACTTGTCGTCGAGTTAGCAGCACTTGTGAAGGTTCGCGTTTGCGCGAACCCCGACGGTGAAACGTGACGCAGAATTGTACGCTGGCGGCGGTTGGGCCGCAGAAGAAAGTTCGCGCTCTGCGGGGCTTTTGGGGATTACCCGCGAAGCGCGGTCACAGGGTGCCGCGAAAGCTCTCCTTGAGGCGATCACGACAAGGATAGAAGAGACACGCACGCGGCTCCTCACTCGCCACTCACGACATTCTCCCGGACAAATTAATTCTCCCTATACCGTTATGGAGACCCTCGAATCTAGTCGCGTCTGCCGCCTTTGCGGCAAGCAATCCGGTatctcgattaatatttttgacAAGAATGAGAACCACGTGAAGAAAATCAACGCCATTCTCCCGATCATGGTACGTGTCATATCACTCTTCTCCCTTCTACATTCGTATCGTTCCGCTATGAATTTCACGTGTACCGTGTAAGTATGTATGTACTTGGCTGCTCTTTCCTGACATCATTCACGCCCCCTCCTAAACCACCTTTTTGCCACAAAATCTATTATCAAAACGCAACAATGTTTCCTTTTAACGAAAATTCATTCGTGTACCAGATCCGCGTATTTCTGCACATATCTTTGTAACTGGTTGGATCACGTTTACTAAAAGTTGAAACTTTTCCGTAAATAGGTTTATTGGTTGTATTTATGATACTAAAAGTGAGGTTATTGTTACTTCGCGCCAATGAGCCTCATAAACACTTTTAACGTATTGCATAACTTTAAATCGTAATCGTTTCTTTTAACTCGTTATTATTGATAAAATCACGAGTTTAAAACGAACTATTTCAAAGTAGAATTTCTCTTAGATATCGAAAATTAGGGAATATTCCGTCGTGGAAACGAATATTGCTTTAGATTTTCGTCCCTATTAGCTTCTATTAGTTACGTGGAGTACGTGATAATTTAagtgaattaaatataatatatatatttcgaagTTTGTATAAATACGTGTAACTCATATTCCGACGATTTTAACAAGAATATTATTGTGTAAATAGGAAGAAAGATACTGTACACGCGTTGTTGggatcgaaatattttttttattatataacctgttttcttttttttcgatggAAAACACAACCGATCGTTTGAGCGAAACTAATCGAATTTTATCGTACATTTAAGAATGTCATCTTACGTTTCGTTCCAACAATGTCGTACGGTTTTGTTGCCATTTTTATTTCGTACAAAAcgtttttatgattttatgtCGTAAAGAATGGAACGTGGATCCCTTGAATTTCTCGCCCTTTAACTTCCTCCGCGTATTTGTAGAGCACGTGTAGTGTCCCCACCTCGTTTCCTATGAGCGACCACGTGAACTTAACAAACACTCGCATTCGCATCGGCTGTGTATCCTGCAGGTGCACGAAATGGACCTGTTGCCGAAGCACATGTGTCATCGGTGCAGTTACAAGCTAGAGGAGTTTCACAAATTCTACATGGACTGTCTGAAGACAGACGCGGGTTTGAAGAATCAGTTATCATGGATGCGAAAGGAGGACTCGAAGGAGAGAATCGGTGTGCCGATGGTGCACATAGAAAACATCAAGATCAAAGTAGAGCCACCGGATTACGACCTGTACGACGATAACGACTACATAAATTCGATGAGTTCGGTAACTTATCCGGTGAACAGTGTCCAATCCAATAATATTCCCGATCCTATAACGTATACTTCGTACGCACGTTGCGGTTGTTACTGTGATAAATCGGACCAAAGTAATCAAACTGTACCTACGAGCTATGAGAACGAAATATCGAGATGCAGTAGAATGAACGCCACGAGGCAGGAGAACGACGGCTGCGCCAACGTATCGCGAGCTGCGCAGGGGAATTTGTTGGCGCATCAAGCACTCAAGGAACGATCAAATTTAGTTAAGCTTGTCAACGAGGTTAAAGATTCACGAAGAACTACTTTTTCGAGTTTCAGTTCATCGATGGATAAATCTAGTAGCGGGAAAAAAGAAACTTCGAAAGATGCGATAGTTCGTAATTTGAGGCCTAGAAAAGGTTCTGTGGATTACGTGGGAATTAGGAAAAGGCTTTCCGCTTGTTCGTCATTGAACAATGAGAATAGGTCAACGATCGTGGAGACAAAACTGTCAGCCCCGACGGAATTCGATGTGTCGCAGATTAAGATAGAGAAATTCGATTTCGAAGGACGCGTCTTAAGACCGAGAAAAGGGACCATCGATTATAGAGAACCAATACGGAAATATTCTAGATCCACGAATAAGAACCAAAGATCGGAAAGCGATCAACATCGAGCGGATAAGACGAAAGTTCGGAATATCGCAAGCAAATTGAAAAAGATGCcgaaacaaatgaaaaacaaaGTAAAGTCAGATATAAAGACGGAACAGCTGTCAGATCTGGAGGATCTGGTACTGGACGGATCGGTATCGGCCGCTATGTTATCCCTAACCGATGAGATTGATGCACTGCCTAACAATTATAATGTAAACGTACGAAACGATAGAGTTAATTGCGATGCACGATTAAACCGTGCGCAGCATACTACCGATAATTTTAGTATAGCAAATTGGAAACCATTGCGAAATTTACCCAAGGATAAATTGAAGTCGGGGAAAGTCGGTTTGCATCGGATCGAAGGAATAAATTATTCGACGAGATATTTGAGAAGTCAGGATGTTTGTCTGAGAAATGGTAAGATACGAAAACCCGACAGCACGAATGTATCGATTAAGAAATTGCAAAGaagttttcgaaattttatgcaCAGAAATAAAACGTCTGGTAAAGCTTTAATGAAGGCGATCAGAGGTAGTGTTACGAGCAAAATGTCCGCCGCGATGAAAGTGCTAGATATCAAGCACTACTGCGACGAATGTAACACGAGTTTCGCTAACAAAGAATTATTCAAACTGCACGTGTGCTATGGACATTGATCGTTTTACGAAATCGCCGGTAACGTGACATcgcgtaaatttttattttttaagccTCGAGCAGTCGGTCACGTTACTTGTATTCGTACCAATACATAGGCCACGATTACATAGATTTTTGTTGATAATTgatcataaatttatatatatatacacatatgtatacatacctttttttttttttttaatcttctagGGAAGAACATGTACCTATGAAATTATAGTGAGCACACGCTATTGATAcgttaatattgtaatactattttTATGAACGGAAATGTATACAGTATAAATAATAGTCGATTGATCAGTCGAGTTGACAGGGAAAAAGTAAAGTAAGGCAATGTTGCGATGTACGCTTAAGAATTTATGTAGATAAAGGATTCACGGATCGCCTTcgtattttaaaataagatgatatattatgtatatatatatatatatatatatatatgtatatcttttcatatagaatatataaatatatatatatatatatatatatacacacatacacacacacatattttAACAGATATTAGATATTCATATACACGAAATTGTGATATATAATTGAAAAGATGTTAGGTTTGTATTCATCTTGTATGTAATTAActcatatctttttttatttcacatctcgctcttatagcgtaataattgCTAGTTTTCGTAATCGTTAACATCGATCGAAcgaatatgtacgtatatgaaTGCATTTTGCGTTATGTTATTTGCGTTACGATCGACAAGGTGATACACTGCTGATACTGTTAGAAAGAACGATGATTGTTGGATTTGCGCGGAATAATCGTGGATAATGTTTAACGCTTTCTACgctaaaaatgttattaaacttTGATTCTATTATTCGTTGTTATTGGATATTAAATGCACTCGTCATCCCTTTGTACAGAATTCTTTATTAAATAGGAAATGTTCTCTACAACTGTCTAACAATTTTAATGATTAAAAAGTTGCGATCATTGCACAacgataaaaaggaaataaattctaaatagaGAGCAGTAAAacgtatttttctattaattgcTACCCTGTTATCTCCTTTAActatttatttcattgtataATCCTTGCATATTtatcccttctctctctctctctctctctctctctctctctctctgacgttttgaaatttaaaaagtacTTTACGTTATTGGATAGGTGAGGTCGCTGCGAGACGGCCATCGAGcgaattaaaattatcaaacaAACAAAAAGTACGCCGAGTGTCAAACGACTTGGAAAAGATGATTTATTATTTGGATTACATTCTTCAGAGGTGTTATTAGTGAAAAATCCGAATGTCTTCGAATCCTCAAAAGTCCCCTCATTATGAGGATGTAAGTGTTTACAATACTTTTCTCTAGTTATGTTAACCTATTTTCCAAAAGACGTTTCACGGTTTGGATGATTTATCGGTAAATACGTGCCAGTTAATGTGATATAATTCAAACTAAGAGATTAAAGTACGTCAAGTTTTGTATTTACTTGCATTAATTAAGATCGTATGCATTTTTAATTCATCAACAGTTGATCTCGACCGAAGATGATACTCTGGGTACATCCATTAGCCTTAGCGTAGGTGAAAATTCAattagaataaaagaaaaacctAAGGTGGTTGTTAAGAGATCAGAGCTGGAAGATAAACACGAAGAGGAGAAATGGTGGTTGAAGAAGCCAGATACTTGGTTGGATATTTCTCACGGTGTTCCAATAGACTTGAAAACAAAGCAATCTGCGTCCCCTTCGCCAGATGTTAGTTCCTcgatgaaagaatttcttgaaaAGGAGAAGATGTGCAAAGTAATTATGCTTGTATCGTATCAACCGTAGAATACAGTTATCTAAATAACCAGTAAGATGtatttatctataatttattcttttttttctgcatAGGCTATGCATAAGAGCGAAGTTGAGATGAAAGACAGGGATGATACTTTGTGCGACATTCTGGCCTCCGCTGCATTCGATAAATATCCCTCTGATTTTGAAAGTAAGTATCGAAAGGCGAACAGATGGTGGATCTTTCGTACGAGTTTCTATGCGCAGTTGGATTAGAGTTTTCGTTGTTTCATGCAGATGCAACCGATGAGGATATAGGTAGTATTTTAGAAGAAATGAGTAAGATAGCTGGGGCTCTTAGTCCTAATTCGGCTACGGATCGTTCAAAGTCTCGGAACTCAGCCAAAAATCCTACAGAGGAGGAGAAATCAGTGGAAGAACTATTAGAGGAGGCTGAGAAACTCGTTAGAAAAAATAGCAATAGTCTATCTAAAAGCGGATCAAAATCTGATACTTTAGTACCTGAGAATATTCCAGAAGATATAGAAAGCTTTAGCAGGGTTAGACAATTAGAAGCTGATATATTTCAACTAATAGAGGAGGAGGTGCACAAAGAGACTGAGAAAATCAAAAAGAGTCCAAAGAATGAAAAGAAGAGAGACGGTAGTCCTGGATTTGAagttatatatgaaaatttgaatGGTCTGAAAGCTCCGAAATCTTTGGAACTTCagagaagaaaatttgaagagCAGAAAGTAGAGGTGTCGAGCAGTTCTGATCTAGATGATCCTATCGAAAGACATTCCAAGTCGGAAGAATTAAAAGGTACAAGAAAGCTGGAGTCGGATAAGGATAACTTGCAAAAAGAAATAACGGACGTAGATAAGGATTTTTTTGAAGATTTGCTGAGAAAGTCGAAGGAAAAAGCGGAGGGTGGTATGTCGGGTAGTTCGAGTTTTGGACAGGAagatttttcccattttttgaAACTCTTGCAAGGGCAGTCTAATAAAAAGGAACAAGAATCAAAGCAGTCCGATTCAAAGCCTACAGACGGAAAATTATGCATTTTGGACGGGGAAACCACGAATGACAAAAGTCCTGAATTTCCCGAGAAGGAAATTTCCGACATATTGGAGAAGGAACTACCTCGGACAAATGAAATTATCGGAACGGACACGAGCGGCCACAGTGGTGAACAAAAACGATCTCAGAACGTTAATAACAGAGGTAAGAATGATCGCGAGGAAGTAGTATCATCCGATAGAACGGATCAAGTATCTCCTAGAAACGTAGCCGTGACAAAGGATAGCAAAAAAGTGTTGAATTCCAAGGAAGAACTGTATACCGTTGATCTGACACCAAGATTAGAATTATTCGCCGATGCAATACCGAAGTTATTGGCCGAAAAGTCGACGGAAGATACAACGCAACAAAGCAAAGAACCCCCGAGCAAAGAATCAAAAGCATCCGTACATAAAACGATCTCAAGTTCGGAGAGTAAATTTAACGTTAACGTTCCGGCTTGTGAACGTAGCAACGTAGAACGCAAAGTCGTTGATCCGTTTGGCGCGTCGAGTAATAAAACGCAAAAAAAGGAATTAAAGTTTTCCAAGTCCAAGAGTTACGACCAGATTTGTAAGCCGTTGTCATTTAGAAGTTCCGTAGAAAATCTAAGAGTAAGCAAACCTTCGGATGCAGCGAAGAAACCTGGCAACACATTGATCAGACGATCGCCAACGTTGAAGCCAAAATTGCAGCCTACGGTTAAACCAATCACGAAAATTCCGCCCAAGACCAAGGCCGTAACTTCAAAGCCAAAGAAAAATTCCGTTAAGACTGGTTCCAATCTCACTTTGTCTTCCACGTGCAAATCGTACCAAGCTACTAAATCACCGGACGGTCAGGCAAAGACGATGGCCGGCGGTGACACGAAACAACATGTAACAAAAACAAATTGGGAATTATTATGTCGCGAAGAGAGGCATAAGAACGGTCTTTTGAAACAACAGCTGGAGTCAGAAGTGAAAATGCACAAGAACCAAATGGACAGTATGCGTATATCGTTCGAGGAAGAACTGTTGGCGTTAAAGAAGCAAAACGTGATTCTAAAGGCGAAGGTGGACGAGCTTTCGTTAAACGAGAAACGTTCAGAATCACAGCCAAAGAAAGATACGAAGATCATGCTTCTAGAAAAGGAACTAGAGAGGCAAGAGGATTTAATTCGGGCTTATGAAACGGAAAACAAAAAGTTGATGCAAGGTACGAAGGGAATGCAAGAAGAAATGAAGCAGCTGCAAAAGCAAAAGAGCACAGCGTTAGAATCTGGTAAGATACAGGAACTTGCGGATAGAGTTAAGGATCTCGAGGAAGAGACTGTAAAACTGAATCTCGAAGTGTCCGAGCTGCGAGATAAGAACGCCGACTACGCCTTGAAGAACGAAGATCTGATCCAACAAAATAGTCTTTTGAACGACGAATTGGAGATGTTTAAGGAACAGTTGAGAACGAAGAACGACTTTATCACGGATCGATTACAAGCAATGACCACGGCAGAGCTGCAACTGAAGAAGCAAGTGGAGGACTTGACGGTAAAACTAAGCTCTAAAACGGAACAATTACGAATAGCGAAGCAAGAGTTTGACAAGATGCAACAAAACGTTCTGCCGTTGGAGAAAGAATTGTTAGAATTAAGAGTGAAGGAAGGTAATTTGCTGGAGAGACTGCAAACATCTAAGAGTCACGTGGAACGCGAGAAACAGTTAACGCAGAAATTGAAGGACCAAGTGATTCTCGATAGCAAAAAGATTACGGACTTGAACAGACAAGTTCGTGAAATGGAGAGGATACTTAAGAGGAAGAATCCTGATTCGGTATCTGCTCTAATATTGACGGCGAATTCCGAACAGGAGAGGGTCGGTGCCGAGAAGGTTAAGCTGTTAGAAGATAGGATCGCGAGCctggaaaatgaaattaaagcgAAAGATGATTTAGCTCAAGAGAAAATGGTTGAATTCCAGAGGAAGTTCTCGGATATGAGGGAGAAGTACGCTAGTCAAGTAATGGAATTGGACGGCAAGCTGTTGGAGGCTAACACGAAGAATCGTAAGATATGCAACGATATGTTTACGCAGACTGCATCGAAACCTGTAGAGAACAAGAGCGTGGAGACTATTAGGAAGGAGGAGAGGGCAGGCTCGTTCGAGAAGGAAGATGTAGGGAAGAAAGACGTTGCAAAATCTTGCGTGAAAGGTAGTTTGAAATGTCAGAATTCTAAAGAGGACGCTTATCTGATGGCCACGATACGTGGATTGAAACTGGAACTCGCGAACAAAGATAAAACGATTTCGAAGCTGACGAAAGAATTGCAAGATTTACAAAAGACGAACGCAAGATTgcagaaggagagagagaaattgtTGAACGATAGAAGATCCGTGAAGACTATGAACTTTGAGAGGAATCGCGGCATGGTATCGTCGGATTCGAAGTTGTTGACTTTGAGGTCTATCGAGGCGAACGATCAGAATTCGAACGTCTACCAAAATGGCCACGTGTCTGACACAAACGCTCAACGATTGTCCGCTTCCGTGCAAAAGTTTTACGATCCCATGCAGTACACCGAGAACGGAGATGGTAATCTGGTGAAGAGATTGGCCGATGAGAATGATATTCTGAAAGAGGAACTAAGCAAGATGAATAAGGATTTCATGGCTTTAAAGAACAAACGGCTTCACGATCTGAACCTCTTGCAAGAGGAACACGAACGCGAGATGGCCACTTTGTTGAAGGAGTATAGCGTGAAATTCGGAGATTCTAAAGTGGTAAAGTTACAGGTTCGTAGTATTACGTGCAGTGTTTATTTCGCTTTCTCGTTTATTTGATAGTAGAGTGCGAATATTTATCGGTCGAAGAAACGGAACCAAGGGAAAATTTGAATTCGCATTAGAGGCATCTTGCTTCGTATTTTTACCACGATTGGTCGTGTGTATTTTTTAGCTTGCGATAAATGCGTAAAAGTTTATAGTCTAGCCGTTGGATTGGCATGATAAAGCTTTTGCACGTAGTACTCTTTAGTCATATTTCTCTGGTCGATCCGATCGATAAAAGCTCCGTTTCTGTTAACAGGGCCAGATAAATACTCAAGTAGCTGTGATATCTCACTTGAAGCAGCAAATTGAGAAGCTTAGAGACTACAAGGAACAAGTGATCGTTCTGAAGGCTGAGCGGCAGCATTTGGAGGATAAAGTGAAAACGTTGAATGAAAAAGTAAAGTATTTATCAACACCGGTATGTAATAAGAGATAGGCGTTGCATAGCATTCATTTTATGCGCTTTGTAATTATCGCACCCTCTGTTTCAGAGTACGGAACAGCTGCAGCTGTTGCAGGATAAGATAACGATTCTCCAACAACGACACGAAAGCCGCGAGATGACGTTGCAGAGTTTAGTACGCGATTTGCTAAGAAATAGAACCCAGTGCAAAGACTGTAAAAACGAGAAGGGTAAAAATCGACAATTGTGCTATTTCCGACAAGAGCTTGATCATATTCTTGGAATGCTTCAAGAGATCGCCAATGTTCATTGATTCTAGACGAACTAGATTTAGATTAGACACGCGTGTAAAGTGGTGCTCATGAAATATCGAGAAATCGACGGATTGCAAATTCTCGATTCGATATCGGGCATTGTGATAATTCGTATCTTCGTATCTGTACTGAAACGAATCATAGGTATTTGTTAGGAGAAGCTATCACGTTGTTAGGCACTTTATACATATGTGAGCGAAAGTACAGCCAAAAAGGTTTGGTCggtgcttttttttttatcgaccTTGCCAGGAACGCGACACGTTCGGTTCTTCGTGATCGCGTCTGTAGTATATTTAGTTATTCTTGCGTCACAAGATACGGATATTTAGTGAAATCATATCGATCCTGGGAAAGCTCGCGCGTAATGATCGACTGCGATCACTGCCAAAGTtagacgaagaaaaaagaaaagggaggaaggaaggaaggaaggaaggaaggaaggaaggaaggaaggacgTTCCTTCTTGCCATTGCGCGTGCATTACGCATCAACAACGTCCACAATCGGAGTAATAAAACTAATAGTGAAATATCAAATGAGAACATAGAGATATTTTGATCTATATTTACTAAAAGCagactttttatttatctaaTAACGTAGGTTTAACGATTGTTGAGGAAAGAAAAGAACCTGACTGCTTCCAATTCGGAACTAGCTTTAGCCTTTTACTTGTCGTCGTTCTGGCATTCGAATAGATAGATCGTATGAACATAGGGGAAACGCGTTGGGAAAACAAGAGATCTCTTCCAAAGTtgcatagaaattaattttttacacgaGGCTTTTTCAGGATATGCCAAGCGTCCTATTGAATCGTTtgaataattgtatttatttcctatttataTTCACACTCGTTCTTCGTCATCAACGAATCCATCTATAATCGAGTCGTCCACTTGTAtagtacgtatatttatatacactttagaaatatttattaaacgttTTAGCAATCACAGTTGACACTCTATGCTCTCGCGACTAACTAAGCACACGCATATCGCACAAATTCGACGTGTCCTAGATGTAACGATGTTAAACGACTTTGTTACAGGATGATCGTAGAATACGATTGTTTGCTTTTGTCTGTTTTGTACCTGTTTTTATCAAATTGTTATAATCACACTGAGTGTACGGTTACTTCTTCAAGACTGGATATTATGTGAAATATAATGTGAAAATTactgaatttttttataattacttcTAAGCCTTAATGTACAAACCATGAGATTATGACTTTAATAAATCACTTCTCTTCTCTATGACTTTTCTTTACTCGATATTTCTACTTTTTAACTTAGTATCTCTTTAGTACGATGTATGCCTGTGCTACTGTACCGTGTGCGATGGTGTGCGATGTGCGATGGGAGAGCCGTTTCAGGAAAAT from Bombus terrestris chromosome 14, iyBomTerr1.2, whole genome shotgun sequence includes:
- the LOC100647592 gene encoding centrosomal protein of 162 kDa isoform X1, translating into MSSNPQKSPHYEDLISTEDDTLGTSISLSVGENSIRIKEKPKVVVKRSELEDKHEEEKWWLKKPDTWLDISHGVPIDLKTKQSASPSPDVSSSMKEFLEKEKMCKVIMLAMHKSEVEMKDRDDTLCDILASAAFDKYPSDFENATDEDIGSILEEMSKIAGALSPNSATDRSKSRNSAKNPTEEEKSVEELLEEAEKLVRKNSNSLSKSGSKSDTLVPENIPEDIESFSRVRQLEADIFQLIEEEVHKETEKIKKSPKNEKKRDGSPGFEVIYENLNGLKAPKSLELQRRKFEEQKVEVSSSSDLDDPIERHSKSEELKGTRKLESDKDNLQKEITDVDKDFFEDLLRKSKEKAEGGMSGSSSFGQEDFSHFLKLLQGQSNKKEQESKQSDSKPTDGKLCILDGETTNDKSPEFPEKEISDILEKELPRTNEIIGTDTSGHSGEQKRSQNVNNRGKNDREEVVSSDRTDQVSPRNVAVTKDSKKVLNSKEELYTVDLTPRLELFADAIPKLLAEKSTEDTTQQSKEPPSKESKASVHKTISSSESKFNVNVPACERSNVERKVVDPFGASSNKTQKKELKFSKSKSYDQICKPLSFRSSVENLRVSKPSDAAKKPGNTLIRRSPTLKPKLQPTVKPITKIPPKTKAVTSKPKKNSVKTGSNLTLSSTCKSYQATKSPDGQAKTMAGGDTKQHVTKTNWELLCREERHKNGLLKQQLESEVKMHKNQMDSMRISFEEELLALKKQNVILKAKVDELSLNEKRSESQPKKDTKIMLLEKELERQEDLIRAYETENKKLMQGTKGMQEEMKQLQKQKSTALESGKIQELADRVKDLEEETVKLNLEVSELRDKNADYALKNEDLIQQNSLLNDELEMFKEQLRTKNDFITDRLQAMTTAELQLKKQVEDLTVKLSSKTEQLRIAKQEFDKMQQNVLPLEKELLELRVKEGNLLERLQTSKSHVEREKQLTQKLKDQVILDSKKITDLNRQVREMERILKRKNPDSVSALILTANSEQERVGAEKVKLLEDRIASLENEIKAKDDLAQEKMVEFQRKFSDMREKYASQVMELDGKLLEANTKNRKICNDMFTQTASKPVENKSVETIRKEERAGSFEKEDVGKKDVAKSCVKGSLKCQNSKEDAYLMATIRGLKLELANKDKTISKLTKELQDLQKTNARLQKEREKLLNDRRSVKTMNFERNRGMVSSDSKLLTLRSIEANDQNSNVYQNGHVSDTNAQRLSASVQKFYDPMQYTENGDGNLVKRLADENDILKEELSKMNKDFMALKNKRLHDLNLLQEEHEREMATLLKEYSVKFGDSKVVKLQGQINTQVAVISHLKQQIEKLRDYKEQVIVLKAERQHLEDKVKTLNEKVKYLSTPSTEQLQLLQDKITILQQRHESREMTLQSLVRDLLRNRTQCKDCKNEKGKNRQLCYFRQELDHILGMLQEIANVH
- the LOC100647592 gene encoding centrosomal protein of 162 kDa isoform X3, whose product is MSSNPQKSPHYEDLISTEDDTLGTSISLSVGENSIRIKEKPKVVVKRSELEDKHEEEKWWLKKPDTWLDISHGVPIDLKTKQSASPSPDVSSSMKEFLEKEKMCKVIMLAMHKSEVEMKDRDDTLCDILASAAFDKYPSDFENATDEDIGSILEEMSKIAGALSPNSATDRSKSRNSAKNPTEEEKSVEELLEEAEKLVRKNSNSLSKSGSKSDTLVPENIPEDIESFSRVRQLEADIFQLIEEEVHKETEKIKKSPKNEKKRDGSPGFEVIYENLNGLKAPKSLELQRRKFEEQKVEVSSSSDLDDPIERHSKSEELKGTRKLESDKDNLQKEITDVDKDFFEDLLRKSKEKAEGGMSGSSSFGQEDFSHFLKLLQGQSNKKEQESKQSDSKPTDGKLCILDGETTNDKSPEFPEKEISDILEKELPRTNEIIGTDTSGHSGEQKRSQNVNNRGKNDREEVVSSDRTDQVSPRNVAVTKDSKKVLNSKEELYTVDLTPRLELFADAIPKLLAEKSTEDTTQQSKEPPSKESKASVHKTISSSESKFNVNVPACERSNVERKVVDPFGASSNKTQKKELKFSKSKSYDQICKPLSFRSSVENLRVSKPSDAAKKPGNTLIRRSPTLKPKLQPTVKPITKIPPKTKAVTSKPKKNSVKTGSNLTLSSTCKSYQATKSPDGQAKTMAGGDTKQHVTKTNWELLCREERHKNGLLKQQLESEVKMHKNQMDSMRISFEEELLALKKQNVILKAKVDELSLNEKRSESQPKKDTKIMLLEKELERQEDLIRAYETENKKLMQGTKGMQEEMKQLQKQKSTALESGKIQELADRVKDLEEETVKLNLEVSELRDKNADYALKNEDLIQQNSLLNDELEMFKEQLRTKNDFITDRLQAMTTAELQLKKQVEDLTVKLSSKTEQLRIAKQEFDKMQQNVLPLEKELLELRVKEGNLLERLQTSKSHVEREKQLTQKLKDQVILDSKKITDLNRQVREMERILKRKNPDSVSALILTANSEQERVGAEKVKLLEDRIASLENEIKAKDDLAQEKMVEFQRKFSDMREKYASQVMELDGKLLEANTKNRKICNDMFTQTASKPVENKSVETIRKEERAGSFEKEDVGKKDVAKSCVKGSLKCQNSKEDAYLMATIRGLKLELANKDKTISKLTKELQDLQKTNARLQKEREKLLNDRRSVKTMNFERNRGMVSSDSKLLTLRSIEANDQNSNVYQNGHVSDTNAQRLSASVQKFYDPMQYTENGDGNLVKRLADENDILKEELSKMNKDFMALKNKRLHDLNLLQEEHEREMATLLKEYSVKFGDSKVGQINTQVAVISHLKQQIEKLRDYKEQVIVLKAERQHLEDKVKTLNEKVKYLSTPSTEQLQLLQDKITILQQRHESREMTLQSLVRDLLRNRTQCKDCKNEKGKNRQLCYFRQELDHILGMLQEIANVH